DNA sequence from the Lycium barbarum isolate Lr01 chromosome 5, ASM1917538v2, whole genome shotgun sequence genome:
tttttaatatacattTTTTCATATTTAGACAGAGTTCGAGTTGGAAGCAAAGGATTTAGCTGAACCCACCCTAAATCCGCCAACTACTAGCGGACAATCAGTGTAAATTCGAAAACCAGTTCTCTTAAGATTAATCAACCAAAAActcacaaaaagaagaaaaaaaccaaaataactaatccattttttttttttttgtgcacaCATCCTTTTGATTTGTATGCATGAAGTGGGGGTGAAATTGACTGTAGTGGCTTATCTACACAGATCGAAGGGCGGTCAGTTGAACATTTTTTGTTAGAAAATTATATACGGTTACAATAAATCTTGAACACCTTTAGCGAAATTCCTAATATTATCACTGGTTAACTGTATCTGTATCTTATGAATTTCTATTGGTAGAGAAGAACAAAGAGAAGTTACCATTTGCCATAGGAGAGACAAAAGAAGGATGCAATCTGTTCAATGGGAGATGGGTTTGGGATGAGAAAAGGCCTTTGTATGAAGAATCAGAGTGTCCTTACATACAGCCACAATTGACTTGTCAACAACATGGAAGGCCAGATAAAGATTATCAACATTGGAGATGGCAACCTCATGGTTGTTCTCTTCCGAGGTAAAATTCTCTTATACTGTCAGTGAATATAAGTTAAATTAATTCTATGCATATTGTGTTAGGAATCCATTAGTCCAGTGGAGGATGTAACTATTGAGCTATGGGTCCAACCGAATTATTATTCCTTATGTTTCAATAGAAGtgtttttcttaaattttgtgtccaGTCAAACAGTGTCACATAATCTGGGACTGAAGGAGCATATTATTAGAGTTAGAATTGTTGAGTAATTAACCAATAAGAAAGATTCAATTACCCCGCGTTATAATGATTACCGTTATTATGCATTATACTTTGTATTTAAAGTATTTTGCTTGGCTGTTTACACTGTACTCTGCATCAATTAATAATTGATTATAAGAGATATTGTTATTGTGCTTGTTTTTTCTCCAAACTTTATAGctctattctttctttcttttttctcatgCTATGGCAGTTTCAATGCGACACTAATGCTGGAAACTCTTCGAGGGAAGAAGATGTTATTCGTGGGCGATTCCTTGAACAGAGGACAATTTGTTTCTATGGTTTGTCTTGTCCATAGAATCATTCCTGAGGAAGCTAAATCCATGAAAACTGTTGGTAGTTTCGACGCTTTCACCATTAAGGTGATCTCTAGCAATTTTTGAGCTTACacattacaatttttttttatttttttttggtaaataaattTTCTTTATTATCAAATGAGAGTTTGAAGTTCAATCAAAGGGAAAGAAAGCATATTGGACAGCCACAGTATGTAAAAGCAACCAAACTCTATTGACATAGTCTATCCCATGCAAGTAATGCCTTTTTTGAAAGATCAATTCGTCCTGTCCAGAGGAAGGTTCTGCATATCCTTTCAATCAAAATTTCATCccttttagataatagaaaaagTTGTGACCAGTATATCTGTATAGAGAGTAATACAGATTTCAGTAGTTGTACTCTTCCAGCATAGGACATAAATTCTTAAAGTCCAGGATGTAATTCTACCTAGCATCTTCTTGAGTAATGGTTGGCATGGGATCAATTAGTCTCTTAAAGTGGAAGGGTACACACAGATACCTTATTGGCAACTCTCCTTTAGGCATTCCAAAGCATAGACTGAATTTGTTACATACTCTGATTGACCCCTCCAAAATAAATGAAGCTTTTTGGATATTTGCATCCAATCCAAAAAGCCTGAGAAAACTATGTGAAATTGTTGAATAATAACTGCACAGATTTGATATCTCCTTTGCTAAATAAAAGTAGGTCATTTTTAAGGCTCAACTGGACCATCTTCAACTTATCATACTTTGGGTGATATTTGAAATCAGGTTCATTCTTTAGAGTTAATTTTCACCAGTCTATTTAGGTATTCacttcggaaacaacctctctaccctacaaaggtagagataaggtctgcgtacaccccaCCCTCCTTAGACCCACTTGTGGGAATATActggggttgttgttgttgttgtttaggtATTCCTTACTATAAAAAACAAGTAGGTGTGATATTGGATCACATCTTAATCCTTTCTTAGCAGGAAATGGCTTAATTGGAACCACATTGATTGAAATGGAATAGGATACATTGGTAATGCAACACAATATCCATTTGACAAATATGTCTGGAAAGTGCAAGCAAGTTAGAACTTGTTCCAAATATATATACTCTAATGAATAATAGGCCTTCTGTAAATCAACTTTCACATACACCTTGGTGAGATTTCTCTCTTACTGTCGCGTTTAATCAATTCATGGCTAAGGATAATGTTATCAGATACGAGTCTTCCAAATACAAATATAGCTTGGCTGCCATCAATTAGTCCACTTATGATTGCACTTAACCTGGTATAGATAATTTTTTATATGATCTTATATAGCAACAATTATGTGAACCGCCACTATACTCCAGGCTTTCTTGAAAAATAGAGCATTGATCCATCACATCCCGGAGCCTTCTGATAATCAATCCCCTCCAATGCCTCTACCACCCCCATTCTAGTAACATGTGCAATCAAACTCAACTGCTGTTGTCTGTTTAGTACTTTGCCTAATAACATAACATTACTTCTAATACTAGGAAGTTGATCCCAATAGCTGCTTCTCAAAACCAGTAACTTCTGATTCTATTATTTCTGCAGTATGACCTATCTTACCCTCTGCTGTAGTCCGACTTCTAATTTGATTTTAGGCAATCCTATTCTTCTTACAAGCATGGAAGAATGCAGTATTTGAGTCTCCTTCTTTCAACTATTATATCTTTGTCTTCTTTTTAGTGGCACACTCTCCtcaatcaactttcatttctcAATATCCTTCCTTAAACTCTTCTCTTTTTCAAATAGATTCTGGTGCTCACTTATCTATATATCTTATTTGCCTTTGTAGTACTGAGAGCATATCTTTTGTTACTTCAACTTTATTAGATATCCCTATATATTCATTGTTGTCTAGCTTCTTGAGCTCAACCTTCACTTTTGTCACTTCAGCTGAATCCAATTTTGCAACTGTTGCATTGTATTCAATTGCTCCTGATTTCTGAGATTAAGTAACATCATTCActacaaccaaaaaaaaaaaaggaattaggCACGAACATCGTGACTAATTTGCTCGTAGCTACAGACTTTTTGGGTAAGCTATCCGCGGCTAATTCCTGTTTTTTAGTACTGATTGACTTGTAGAATGGTTTGCATGTCTTCTGTTTGCCCTTTATTGGTCACATTAGTCTTTTTCCCTACATCTATAGCTTTGTTGTGCGTCCTTTTTGGCCGTCCTCTAGCCATCTCCAGTGAAAGCGCAAGATAGTCTATCACCCTTTCGTGCTCTGATAGAAATTGATAGCCATCTCCAGTGAAAGCGCAAGATAGTCTATCACCCTTTCGTGCTCTGATAGAACTTGATACTAAGAGTGATTTTTCTAAAGCTaattatatacaacaacaacaacaacaacatacccagtgtagtcccacatagtggggtctggagagggtaagaTGTATGcataccttacctctacctttatagggtagagaggctatttccgatagaccctcggctaaaTAGAACGTAGTCAAATGCGGACTAAAGCTAATTATATCCACATTACAATTCTATTATTAGTAACATTGGTTTCCTAATACAAATATGTATAAACTTCGCTTATATTTGAGTAATTTTTTTTCAGGATTACAATGCAACAATTGAGTTCTACTGGGCACCATTTTTGCTGGAATCAAATTCTGATAATCCAGCCAAACATAGGATCGAAGAAAGAGCTGTTCGAAAAGGTTCAATAAACACACATGGAAAAAATTGGATAGGAGCTGACATAATCGTTTTCAATACTTACCTTTGGTGGAGGAGTGGCACCCGTTTTAATATTGTGTAATTTCCTTGCCTCTTTGGTGTTATTtatctattttctttatttattgcTTTTTGTCAGTGATGTAGTCGTGATTTTTTCACTAGGggaattgaaaaaataaaaattaaatgcaGAAAGAAACTAAAgagattcaacatctactatatatacataaaaatgttTAACCTTAAATGTATAGGGTAATTTTCTGGTGAATGGGATTTGGATGAACACCTTGTGCGGTTGCGCCCTTAGCTCCGCCCTTGGACAAGGTCAAGGGATTGGATACCAGCTTTCTAGGCTTAGATATTATACATTTCAAAACTCATTCTTTCAATTTAGAACCTACAACGTCTAAATTCTGAATTTTCCGCTAATTAATTAATGCAGGCAAGGGTCATTTGATGATGAAGTGAAAGATATAGTGGAGGTATCTACAGAGGAAGCATATGGCATGGCAATGAAGAGTATGTTAGGATGGATTAAAAAGAATATGGATCCAAAGAAAACCAGAGTTTTCTTCACTAGCATGTCACCTTCGCATGAAAAGTGAGTAAAACTATAACCTTTTATCGCTCCCTTACCTTAAAAAATGTTCCCATCTCCTTCCCTTGCTATATGATAGATTTTTGCTTTTaacaaaaaagggaaaaagatCATAACAACAAAAGGAAAATAATCTATTTCACTTGAACTACTAgaagtgtgtttggtatggaagaaaatattttcaaaacatatttttcgattttctcatatttggttggttttttagaaaaataagttcattcaaaatcaagaaaaatgaCCTTTCCTTGTGAAagtaagaaaataagtttcataaGTGGCATTTGCTGATTGTCCacccctcaccccccccccctccacccTCGCCCACCCCACCTCCACCCACGTAGTTTGAGAGTTAACAAAAGCCCCTACAGATATTAATATTTTCAATAACATTTGAAAATTTTGGTTGCATTTTACCATTGAGAAATAACATATCCACTCTTTGTTTGTCAGGAGCTTAGAATGGGGAGGTGAACCAGACAAGAATTGTTACAATGAAACAAAAGTGATAGAGGATCCAAATTACTGGGGATCAGGTAGTAGGAAAAGCATAATGCAAGTGATTGGAGAAGAATTTGGCAAATCAAAAGTGCCAATCTCATTGCTCAACATTACACAGCTCTCAAGTTATAGAAAAGATGCACATACAACAATTTACAAGAAGCAATGGCATAAATTAACCCCACAACAACTAGCAAATCCATTCAGCTATGCTGATTGTGTTCATTGGTGCTTGCCTGGCCTTCAAGATACTTGGAATGAGCTTTTATTCACAAAACTTTTTTATCCTTGACATTTTTATATATGGATAATTAAAGATTTAAGTatcatattatatattttttccaATTGTTATCTTCGATTGTCGGATAGAGTAAGAAAATAACTAAAGAGACACAAGAAGGCTTATCGTATTATATATTTTTGTTAATTATCTTTTTCGATAGTCGGATAGAAAATATAAATGTATGtatccttttattcttttggatAGTAGTTTTGAAAATTGTCGAACAGGAAATATTTTGTGTCGTTCTGCTTTTGGCCAAAAATGAGACAAGAAACCGTGTCCAATTATTTATTTATCTCTTAATGGAATTGAGGGTCAATTGTATTGGTTTTGCAGTCTTTTACAAATTCATTTTTAGTgttatgtcttttttttttttttactagagATCATCACTTTATACATAAAAGATTTGAAAATAACACAGAAGAGATTTAGAAGCATTATTTTCTTCTAATCAAATTGTAAGTCGTCATAGAAGATCATTTCCTCTCTAatcatataatgcttcatacgcaTATAACTATACTGTTGTTTTACGTATTATTTACAAAAATCAGAACATAAACATCACATCTGACCAGAAATATTTACTTTTAGGCAATTGATGTTCATCAAGCTAGTTTCTTGTGAGTCAATTGGTTAtggcttttgaaaaaaaaaaacttagtttTGTGGCTCGTTATAGTTTCTTTTTAGTTCTATGTTAAATGTCCAGGTCTTTTATTTTACACgtaaagatttaaaaaaaaaattgcaggaCATTTTCTCTTTTCAAATTATAAAGCACTATTAAAACTGTTTTTCCTCCAACGAAAATCATTTTACCACCTATAGCCATACGCGCTAGAAAGAAAATAAGCACGATGATAACGGAACAAAGGGAGGAAGCGGAAGGATGGAAAGACTTAAAGGGTTGATTTCACGGAATATCATttaatttctattcttttatagaaaaattattaaattatttttcGTAATGAAAAGTTACTCAATTTTGCtgagtatcacataaattgttaAACTATCTTTTGTATCAAATACTCATTCGACTTTACCTAAGTATCACTGAAAGTCATTAGGAGAGAACAAACTACAACGGAGCCAAGTGAATGGATCGTTGCTCAACAGATAAAAAGTATTCTATGAATAATAGGCTTATCTTCCACGAGAGGTCACATCGACGGGAAGGTTTAACATCTGTATGATACTTAGAAAAAATTGACTTGACTTTTTTTACTTTAGAGTTGAACTCCATGGTTGTTGCTAATATATTAAGAGACGATACTATAAAACAACTACAAGTTGAGGAGACTTATTGACAGTAAATACCAGTATTAGAACAAGATGTGGTAAACTGGTAATGCAAATTTGTTTGTCAGTATTAAGTAGTTTTTTCTTTACTCCGGGGTTAGGCTGCTTTTGGTCATCTCCCCTGTTTTTGAAGGATAAAATCTACTTATCCTTGTGTTGTAACTTTTGAGGTCCATCACTCGTGAATTTTCAACTTATGAATACAACACTACCTATAGAATTTGGGAaactttatttaaaaaataatataatgtGATATTTTGCACGACCATATATCTATCATACGTTACACCTGATTTTCACCTAGAGGATAGATCAAGTTGCCCCATCTGTTCCAAGTTACGATTGCCGAATAATAAAGAACTTAATAGTAAGGACAAagtatttttacgtggaaaccactcggctcacaagggtgaaaaaatcacgacctacaccTCTGCAGAATTTGTCTCaaaactccactacaactgtgAGCCTCAGTGAATTCAGATTACAGCtaagcaacctaggaactaactctaaTTCATATCTCAATGATCTCCCTAAACTATTGAGCCCTCTTCAAGTTGTCCTCAACTTGAAGCTGAATTTGACAAACTGTTATACCTATTACAATTGCTTCTAAGAAAGCTGGAAAGGTACTACTCGATTAATCAAACCTTATACACAATACTATACTTGAAGATTGTAAAACATTACACACTGAAACAGGTTCTTCAATCTGACCTTTCATATCAAGTCGCACTTTAGGAATCATAACTcacaaatattattttttctttatttgctCGAATTCTGCTTTTCTCTCTGTGTGAGTGTGTGACATGATCATATCCTTGAACAAATTAATAAGGTATATACCACATACATGAAACTAGGATAATTACTTACCTAAAATCAATAGCAGTAATAGCACAATAGTGTAAATGCATATTTGTCCCAAATTCAACGAACATAAAGCTAGCATATCATGGTATATACCAATTATTAATATGGCCTAATTTGGAAAGTAGATGATCTAGCTTAAAGACAATGAATTTAATTCAACTCTCATTCTTTCGACGTGTTAATCGTGCTATAGAGGCTTCAAACATAAAGccgagaaaaaaaaaatgcaaatgatCCTTAATGTTtcatttcaaatctttcaatttttTGTCACTTAGACATATTGTGGATGGTGCAAAAAGAATTTCAATAGATGGAATTGCCTCCTTCTTCCTTACCCCTCTTCAGAAAAGCTCGTTTTTATAATTATCTCTTCCTATTACTAAGTTTGGTTGTATTTTTGATAACTTACTCATCCTATCTTATTCCCTCTTCACCATCAGTCACATCCTTGGCCACTTTGATTTGGCCAAATCCAAAAATTGCAAGTAAGTTTGATCAAAcacattttttgttttgttggtacTATGATATTCTTCACATTAGAATCACTACTGGTCATATTACTCTTTATCGGACAAACCGAAGAAGCTATACAAGAGTTTTTTCGTGCATATTTGTATGGTTCCAATCTAATTCTATGATACAATTGAGACTTTCATGCTCTCCGGTTCAGCTCTGAAAATTAGGGTAAATTTTGGTTACACTATTTCGTTACTTTAAATAACTATCTACAAGGTAACAACCTATAACAATAAGTAGATCTATATCCTGAAAAATAAGGCAAATGACATGCTACGACCATTTTAAATTATAGTGATAGTGTAATTCTTACTTTATCATTGTACATAAATTATGTTAATTTTCTTGAAGATCTTGATCATGTATGTTTAATCCTGAGTTCTTGTTGGTTCCCCACCTGGGTGTTCGGTATCTTATTTTTGCCCCTCTACTAATTTAAATTCACGCCGCTTAAAGCCCTTTGAAGGAGCTGGAAGTGCTAACTTTTTTTCCCCCATTCTTATAGCTTGAAGCTAAAACATCTGATTAGAATGGATGCGCCTATCCATCACCAAACCCTTTCGTGTATCTAATTCAGAGTTGTTTAACTTTGTTGTTGTGCTAGAGAAGAACAAGGATAAGTTGCCACCATTTGCAATTGGAGAAGGTGAAAAAGATTGTAATTTATTCAGTGGAAAATGGGTTTGGGATGAGTCAAGTAGGCCTTTATATGAGGAATCAGAATGTCCATATTTACTTCCTCAGGTGACTTGTCAAGAACATGGCAGGCCCGACAAGGACTATCTCTATTGGAGATGGCAACCTAGTAATTGTCTTATTCCCAGGTTTGTAGCCCTTTGATTTACCAAATAATTTACTCCCTATCGATGGTATTAATCAGAGATGGATTCAAGATTTAAACTCTACACTATAAAAATAAACTGATATTTGATGCTTGGCCCAACAAACTTGGCTAATCAATccgaaaagtacttttgaacagCAATAAGCATTTGGACAaatttttaaaaagtgcttcaagtgtatttttcttaaaaaaaaaaaaaaacttttgggatGGAGCTATTTTAAGCTTCTAAAAAACAACTTCTACTTCTACTAAAAAACACTCTCTCTTCTTCTAAAAGCTAGGCCAAACAGCTCAGCTTTAAAGAAAAAACGTTTTAACCTTGGAGAAACTTGGCAAAACAGTCTGTTATTATAATTTTACatgtaattattttaaattaatgAATTAAATTTCTATGACAATTATATCTGTGCAGATTCAATGCATCACTGATGCTGGAAAGTCTTCGAGGGAAGAGGATGATGTTTGTAGGTGATTCCTTAAATAGAGGCCAATTCTATTCCATGGTATGTCTCCTCCATAAAGTCATACCAAACGAGGCAAAATCCCTACATAAAGTAGATTCATTCACCATCTTCACAGCAAAGGTACGTTACATATATTGATGGTATAAATTTGTTTACACGACTAAAGGATTTTAACGTGTTAAATTAGCTTaattatcataaatatactaaaGTGACAAAAATAcaattgaaggttaaatgtagTTAATTCAATATTATAAGGAGAAAATTAGAATTTACTAATTGATTACAGAGGGATCAAAACTGTAATTAGGCATACATAGAATTATCTGCAGCTACCTTTTAAGTGACCTGATTGGGTAAATAATTTTTTACATCATCAGTACATAAACATAAGTTCATATGGATTTAATTAAGTTGTACACGATAACAAGTGTGAAATCTTTTTACACTATTAGTGAACTTTTATTTGATAAAACATTTACAAAGTTACCAACTAGTTTTGTTATAAAAAATTattgtataaatattttttacGCCGTCATCACGTGGAAACTACAATTCTActgcattcatgattcaacttGTAGCTACTATACTAACATTTAATTGGATTCACAATACCAGGATTATAATGCAACAATTGAATTCTACTGGGCACCATTCCTCCTAGAATCAAACGCAGATTATCCTGGTAAACATAGGGTATCTGATCGAATTGTTCGAAAAGATTCGATAGATACACATGGAAAACATTGGAAAGGAGTCGATATTATGGTGTTCAATACATATATTTGGTGGATGAGTGGCCGTACATTCAAGATTCTGTAAATCTTACACAACAATTTCTTCGTATATTAACATTCTTTTATATAGGCCTCTAAATTAACACTTAATTTATGTTTTATTCAGGAATGGGACATTTGATGATAGTGTAAAAGACATAGCATATGTGTCAACTGACAATGCTTATCGTATGGGGATGGAGAATTTATTGACATGGATAGAGCAGAATGTGGATCCAAAAACACATAGGGTCTTTTTTACTAGCATGTCACCTTCTCATGCATGGTAAGTGAACTTAGTATACAAACTTTGATGCCAAATTAGCCAAATTTATAAGGAATTCATAAAGTCACCTCCGACCAGTTAAGTATTGAGAAGTTTGATTGATTTGTCTCTTGCTACTAGCCGGTAGATCCAATCATAGGTTCGTTGGTATGACATAATTTAGTGCTTTTGGGTCGCGACATATATATGTGCAAAAAGGAACATAGATAGAGTTAGATATTTACTCGAACATAAAAGCAGATCTAGGATTTTAAGTAGGTGTTTGGATATGAGCCATTTGATATTTGAAAAAATAGTATTTGAAATTAAGTTGACAAAAGAGTATTCAGAAGTTAGAACTTGTATGGACATGAAAGCACAATTAAAATTATGTGGGTGAAAAATTGAAAAACTCATTAAAGTTTGTTTTCAAATTTCatagttgaagttgaaataaagAATCAATTTGATAACAAACACTTActtaatatatatttttcaaatatttCAAATTCTTGAAACCAAGCTATAAACAAACAGAGTTATATGGAGTCTGGAGTCTTGTtgggttttggattgattatttATACAT
Encoded proteins:
- the LOC132642276 gene encoding protein trichome birefringence-like 33, coding for MELPPPLPIFRKARFYNFLFILLSLVVFLITYSSYLLPSSPSVTSLANFIWPNPKSAKKNKEKLPFAIGETKEGCNLFNGRWVWDEKRPLYEESECPYIQPQLTCQQHGRPDKDYQHWRWQPHGCSLPSFNATLMLETLRGKKMLFVGDSLNRGQFVSMVCLVHRIIPEEAKSMKTVGSFDAFTIKDYNATIEFYWAPFLLESNSDNPAKHRIEERAVRKGSINTHGKNWIGADIIVFNTYLWWRSGTRFNIVQGSFDDEVKDIVEVSTEEAYGMAMKSMLGWIKKNMDPKKTRVFFTSMSPSHEKSLEWGGEPDKNCYNETKVIEDPNYWGSGSRKSIMQVIGEEFGKSKVPISLLNITQLSSYRKDAHTTIYKKQWHKLTPQQLANPFSYADCVHWCLPGLQDTWNELLFTKLFYP
- the LOC132642277 gene encoding protein trichome birefringence-like 33; the encoded protein is MELPPSSLPLFRKARFYNYLFLLLSLVVFLITYSSYLIPSSPSVTSLATLIWPNPKIAKKNKDKLPPFAIGEGEKDCNLFSGKWVWDESSRPLYEESECPYLLPQVTCQEHGRPDKDYLYWRWQPSNCLIPRFNASLMLESLRGKRMMFVGDSLNRGQFYSMVCLLHKVIPNEAKSLHKVDSFTIFTAKDYNATIEFYWAPFLLESNADYPGKHRVSDRIVRKDSIDTHGKHWKGVDIMVFNTYIWWMSGRTFKILNGTFDDSVKDIAYVSTDNAYRMGMENLLTWIEQNVDPKTHRVFFTSMSPSHAWSKEWGGEPNQNCYNETKMIEDPNYWGSDSRKSIMQVIGETFSKSKVSISLLNITQLSSYRKDAHTTIYKKQWNKVTPQQLANPFSYADCVHWCLPGLQDTWNELLFTKLFYP